One genomic window of Trueperaceae bacterium includes the following:
- a CDS encoding right-handed parallel beta-helix repeat-containing protein, with protein MLEPFNGRGVSRRRNLGPARGLALAVFAALLLGACSSPDALDAADADFDVVFRTEDGGELQTGSLEGATVDGTFTIVVEARRGAVSASFYLDDRRMQGSPFVVDDSAPFTAEVSTDELEPGQHTVTVAVFTSRHSRPKVKTVTFTVADEAEEPTDPEPTDPSEPTDPEPTDPTDPTDPSDPTDPTDPSDPTDPTDPDEPTDPEPTDPEPTDPVPTDPDPTPEPPDADYPEPTYWVATYGSDSNDGRTAETAFRTIRKAASVVRPGDVVYIRGGVYKEYLTADRWPTSGQEGRPITIMGAPGETAILDGSDKKNGGTNPSAPQLIWLRDRHWYVFQNLTLRYSAGRGIELEGDHHVVRNVISHGNHGDGIYVEGDYNLVEDSYSYDNYSYTNGGDSADGVKVSFGTGNVLRRVVVYENSDDGIDLWDSTNGLVEYCVSYRNGRGTTGNGQGFKLSNGGRADSGNVIRYNVSFSNRAYNFTDNGGGGLTLYNNTSFDAGIKGYVARGRYGQARSELYNNISYDEGSPLLDSESGSTKPLHERNSWNLSIGDPEFASTNPDSSQFLHLSSGSDAIDKGKYLGQEYYGAAPDLGAYEYGLPAIVAGAY; from the coding sequence ATGCTGGAACCCTTCAACGGCCGCGGCGTTAGCAGGCGCCGCAACCTAGGTCCGGCGCGTGGGCTGGCGCTGGCGGTCTTCGCGGCGCTGCTGCTCGGCGCCTGCTCCTCGCCCGACGCGCTCGACGCGGCCGACGCGGACTTCGACGTCGTCTTCAGGACCGAGGACGGCGGGGAGCTGCAGACGGGCTCCCTCGAGGGCGCCACCGTCGACGGGACCTTCACGATCGTCGTGGAGGCCAGGAGGGGCGCCGTCAGCGCGAGCTTCTACCTGGACGACAGGCGCATGCAGGGCTCGCCCTTCGTCGTCGACGACTCCGCGCCGTTCACGGCCGAGGTCTCGACGGACGAGCTGGAGCCGGGCCAGCACACGGTCACCGTGGCGGTGTTCACCTCGCGACACAGCCGTCCCAAGGTCAAGACCGTGACGTTCACGGTCGCCGACGAGGCCGAGGAGCCCACGGACCCCGAGCCGACGGACCCGAGCGAGCCAACGGACCCGGAGCCGACGGACCCCACCGACCCGACCGACCCCTCAGACCCGACCGACCCGACCGATCCCTCAGACCCGACCGACCCGACCGACCCGGACGAGCCTACTGACCCCGAGCCCACGGACCCCGAGCCCACGGACCCAGTGCCGACGGACCCCGACCCGACCCCCGAGCCTCCCGACGCCGACTACCCGGAGCCCACCTACTGGGTCGCCACCTACGGGTCGGACAGCAACGACGGCCGCACCGCCGAGACGGCCTTCAGGACCATCCGCAAGGCGGCCTCGGTGGTACGCCCCGGCGACGTCGTGTACATCCGCGGCGGCGTCTACAAGGAGTACCTCACGGCCGACAGGTGGCCGACGAGCGGCCAGGAGGGCAGGCCGATCACGATCATGGGCGCGCCGGGCGAGACGGCGATCCTCGACGGCAGCGACAAGAAGAACGGCGGCACGAACCCCAGCGCCCCCCAGCTCATCTGGCTGCGCGACCGCCACTGGTACGTGTTCCAGAACCTCACGCTCCGCTACTCCGCCGGACGCGGCATCGAGCTCGAGGGCGACCACCACGTGGTCAGGAACGTGATCTCGCACGGCAACCACGGCGACGGCATCTACGTCGAGGGCGACTACAACCTCGTCGAGGACTCGTACAGCTACGACAACTACAGCTACACGAACGGCGGCGACAGCGCCGACGGCGTGAAGGTCTCCTTCGGCACCGGCAACGTGCTGCGGCGGGTCGTGGTCTACGAGAACTCCGACGACGGCATCGACCTGTGGGACAGCACGAACGGCCTCGTCGAGTACTGCGTCTCCTACCGCAACGGACGCGGCACCACGGGCAACGGCCAGGGCTTCAAGCTGTCGAACGGCGGGCGCGCCGACTCGGGCAACGTGATCAGGTACAACGTGTCGTTCAGCAACCGCGCCTACAACTTCACCGACAACGGCGGTGGCGGACTGACGCTGTACAACAACACCTCGTTCGACGCAGGCATCAAGGGCTACGTGGCGCGCGGTCGCTACGGTCAGGCGCGCTCCGAGCTCTACAACAACATCAGCTACGACGAGGGCAGCCCGCTCCTCGACTCCGAGAGCGGCAGCACCAAGCCGCTGCACGAGCGCAACTCGTGGAACCTCAGCATCGGCGACCCCGAGTTCGCCAGCACGAACCCCGACTCGTCGCAGTTCCTGCACCTGTCCTCCGGCAGCGACGCCATCGACAAGGGCAAGTACCTGGGGCAGGAGTACTACGGCGCCGCTCCGGACCTCGGCGCCTACGAGTACGGACTGCCGGCGATCGTGGCGGGAGCCTACTGA